The window ATACAATCTCTCCAtgcatagatatatagtatactttGTTAAGCACAATGTAAATTTTCCATATTTGTCATATATGAAGAGGCTTGTGAAATTCGTtttgtgtattttatatatgctttgtatatgtttatattgTTTGTGAGAGTAGAACTGCCACTAGGCACTGGCTCCGCATTTACTGAATAAGTAACTCTCGTATAAGTCTTGTTTTCCTTTAGTTTGGCtttgttttaataagatagatgatcaTTAATAAACTCTTACAAACCTTATTGTAGTAAGGTCAGGTCGTTAGGAAGTGGTTGGCAGCTAGGGCCACAACTGTAGCAAGCAAATCTAGAAAAGAAGGCTGATAGTATTCTTTCTACTGCAAGTTCTCTGAAGTCTTGTGAAGTTCAGTTCGTGTCTTGGAGTCATTATGTGGGGGACATTCCTCTTGATATAAAGTCGCTTTCTCATCCTAGTTTGGAGAAGTCATTACTGTTCCCCGGTTGTATTTTTCCTCATATGCTCCTCTTTGGACTAAGACAGAAACAGAtaacaaacaaatcaaagatATAAAAGGTACCACCATCTCAAAATATTGTACTTTagtattagaaaaagaaaatatatattctatacTCTCATTCTCTGGCCATTGATCAAGTCTTTTCCCAATATTATATGGTCGAATATTCGAAGGAACAGAGTCATGAGATGTGCAGCCAGCCACTGGTTTATTAGTGCAGAAAAAACTCTCTGATAAAAGTTTCTCCAGACTAAAACTTTTGTCTCTTCCTTTTCTCAAGAAGATACACATTGTTCTCACAGGGCTATGGAGGAAGAAGCAGCCAGTAATAATCAGATACTAGATGAGAAAATCTACGTTGCAGTTGGGATAAACGTATGGAAGAACATATCAAACCTCTTGTGGGCGTTAAAAAACTCCCAAGGAAACAGAATCTGCATCCTTCATATTCACCACCCTTCTCCAACCATTCCTCTCTGTAAGTGTTATCTCTAAGGCTTTTATAGGTATTGATTGACTTCTTAATACTTGTTCAACTTTTATCCAAGTGGGAACCAGATTTGAAGCTTCAACGGTAGATGAGGAATCACTGAGAGCATacagagaaaaagaaaaggcGAAAATAGATAAGATTCTACAAAAGTACCTTAGCATTTGTCTTTATAAAGGGGTAAGTAAGTACATAATGTGACACAGTTTTCTCCATTTTTATAGAGGAGATTgattgtgtgtgtttttttttcttgttttgtagGTTCAGGCAGAGAAGCTGTGTATAGAGATGGACTCAATTGGGAAAGGGATTGTGGAAACCATATACCAACATAGGATCAGGAAGTTTGTTATGGGAGCAGCTGCTGATAAACACTATTCCATGTATATCAAAAATTAGATATTAGACATGGccatctttttttgtttcttacagCAAGTTTTGTTAACTATTGTTTCTAGGAAAATGGAGGATCTTAAGTCCAAGAAAGCCAACTTTGTTTGTGAACAAGCGCCTGCTACTTGTCAGATACACTTCACTTGCAAAGGAAACCTTATCCATACAAGGTTTCAGTTCAATGAAAcctttctatatttatttatgcTTTGTTTGTGGAAGATGGTGTATGATTTTTTTGGTGTTTTTCTGATTAATTTATAGGGAAGCTAGAGTGGATGAAGTTAGAGCTCTCTCTGTTCTCTTGTCTGAGTTTCAGCGGCTTGTGTTGCCACAACTAAGCTCTGGTTCACTTGAAGAGGCAGCAAGTTTGAATGGACAAAGTAACAGATCATCCATGGATATCATCAGCTCTGATACATTGTCAAACACTGGAAGAGCTGAGGTAACAATAAGCCAAGATCAAGAGGAACCGGATGACTCCTCTTCTCAAATTTTCCCGGTATGTGTTTGCTTATTCAGTGTAGATGCAAATGGCTCTAAAGATTCTGTTAATCTGCATTTTAATCTGGTTTGCCTACTGTGTTTGTTTCAACAGTGCAGGGGAATGCGACTAGACGTGATAGGCTTCCTCATCAAATCCGCCATGCTATGGCAGAAGCTGACAATCCAAAACCATGATCATTCTGAGTGATGCTCACCAAGAGGAAGAggatagaaagagagagagaaaatgaacTGAAACAGTTGAATATACAACAATGTATGTATCaacaagaagagagaaaaaaaaaacaatttattagAGGTAGCTGTAATGGCTTGTGAGTTGTGTGATGCTTACAAAAtggaacctcttaatttttcaTTCCTATGtcaatttgttttttgaaaatgcATATGATTTAATGTTACATGCTTTCTTTGAACAAtgtgactatatatatatgtggatgTTGTTATATTAGTCTGGCTTGTGAGTGCTAATGCTAAAACAATGGAACATGTCTTCTTTATTGGCTTGTGAGGTTTATATCAACACAAActgaaccaaacaaaaaaaaactaatataggGACTATAAATTAGACACACCAACAAAAATGCTCAAACATGgttttacaaacaaaaggaTTGATCATTAAAAagtaatgaaaacaaaaacaatcaaaaCTGCATCAGTGACTGGTGGAACCATTTTCTCTATATCTCCTATTTGCTCATATAACCAACCAAAACTGTGTCAGCCATTGAAGTGCATCAATTGTGTCCTGAAGGTTGACCTTCACATCCATACCATACCCCATCAGTTCAACTCAACAGTACGATAGAAGCAAAGATAATGGAGCCAAAGAAGAGATATCATTACCTATATGCCGTCTTGTAGTCCCGTTGCCGTTTATGGAAAAGTGAACAGGTCTTCTCTCTTGTCCTAGCGATTGAACCCAGTTAGAGTTCAACCTTCTAGCAAAATCTTCTACCTCTCTGTAATaaccattattattattattcactATATAAGAAAAGAACAAGAATTAACAAGAGTTCTTACCTATCAAGCATTTCCTTCATGGCTGGAtcgatttcatcatcttcacaCCCAGCGTTTGGTGTAAATATCTCATCTTCCAAACTAGATAAGTCTCTCATTCTGCATCCAGTGTCTTCAACACCTTGTTGTTTAAAATGAAGATCATGTGATTCCTAAACACAATGAACAAAAGCATTCATTAACTTGACAAATCCCAACTAGGTGCAACAACCAGAGAAACTAGTCTGAACCTTGTCATTTGAAGAAATAATCTTCTGgttcttctttttcttgtaCTTCTTCTTTCCCTTTGACATTTTTACCACCTTGGGATCTGTGAAACAGAACTTTCCTTACTTCCAATGAGGCCTTCAAAAGGAAGtagaatatacaaaaaaaaaaagaatactaaGAGACAACACAGACATAAATACACACAGCAAATATCTCTCAATCATGGACACACCAAAGATTGATAATGATTCATTTATGCAACGAAACAGCACTGAATCAACAAAAACATACATCACTGAATCAACACACAGtaacaaacatgaaaataaaatgtGGCAAACAGATTAGCTCAGAGCAGCTAaagaataaacataaaaaaaacaaaaggactTTATGAAGTTAGAAAACTAGAGTAAGAGATCAAAGGAAAGTACCTCTGCCGTTAATAAATGATAACAGGTCATCCACAGAACGTTCGTCCACATGTTCTTCAACCTCAACATTCTAAGAAATGGTAAACCCCAAACTTTATAAGCTAGTGAGAAAACTATGCTAAACATTCTAATTAAATAAAGCTACatattacattaatcatatacaagtaaaaaatagaaactgCTAAACAGACCTttaatctctctctttctttcagcTCCTTTCTTTTCTTTGCGTATAATCTATTCAGTAGTCGGATCCTTGGATCATCCATTGTGTTCTTCAGAGGCTCTAATTTCTCTTCCTGGATAAAAATCATCAAAGAACtgtcacacaaaaaaaaaaagagagaagcaGATAGAGTCTTAAGAAGAGAAGATCTTGAGGAGCACCTCAGTAAGGTCATCAGGCAAATGAAATATATCTCGTATCTCCTCAGGTGATTTCCCTTCAATGATCCGTGCAAGTGCGCGGCTTGTAAGATCAACCAAAGGCTTCAGCTGCAAACTGT is drawn from Brassica rapa cultivar Chiifu-401-42 chromosome A05, CAAS_Brap_v3.01, whole genome shotgun sequence and contains these coding sequences:
- the LOC103866934 gene encoding U-box domain-containing protein 33 isoform X1 — translated: MEEEAASNNQILDEKIYVAVGINVWKNISNLLWALKNSQGNRICILHIHHPSPTIPLLGTRFEASTVDEESLRAYREKEKAKIDKILQKYLSICLYKGVQAEKLCIEMDSIGKGIVETIYQHRIRKFVMGAAADKHYSMKMEDLKSKKANFVCEQAPATCQIHFTCKGNLIHTREARVDEVRALSVLLSEFQRLVLPQLSSGSLEEAASLNGQSNRSSMDIISSDTLSNTGRAEVTISQDQEEPDDSSSQIFPCRGMRLDVIGFLIKSAMLWQKLTIQNHDHSE
- the LOC103866934 gene encoding U-box domain-containing protein 33 isoform X2 translates to MEEHIKPLVGVKKLPRKQNLHPSYSPPFSNHSSLFEASTVDEESLRAYREKEKAKIDKILQKYLSICLYKGVQAEKLCIEMDSIGKGIVETIYQHRIRKFVMGAAADKHYSMKMEDLKSKKANFVCEQAPATCQIHFTCKGNLIHTREARVDEVRALSVLLSEFQRLVLPQLSSGSLEEAASLNGQSNRSSMDIISSDTLSNTGRAEVTISQDQEEPDDSSSQIFPCRGMRLDVIGFLIKSAMLWQKLTIQNHDHSE
- the LOC103866935 gene encoding LOW QUALITY PROTEIN: SKP1-like protein 20 (The sequence of the model RefSeq protein was modified relative to this genomic sequence to represent the inferred CDS: deleted 1 base in 1 codon), producing the protein MSESDLDSIMKPETMKSYIYLQTADGSVQQVEQEVAMFCPMICQEVIHNGAGSSKNHAISLPQRVNTAMFSLILDYCRFHQVPGRSNKERKIYDEKFMRMETKRLCELTSAADSLQLKPLVDLTSRALARIIEGKSPEEIRDIFHLPDDLTEEEKLEPLKNTMDDPRIRLLNRLYAKKRKELKERERLKNVEVEEHVDERSVDDLLSFINGRDPKVVKMSKGKKKYKKKKNQKIISSNDKESHDLHFKQQGVEDTGCRMRDLSSLEDEIFTPNAGCEDDEIDPAMKEMLDREVEDFARRLNSNWVQSLGQERRPVHFSINGNGTTRRHIGQPSGHN